TGTGTCCGACAGTCCGACCAATTCATCTGTGTGACCATATTCACAAGCACATATAAGACTCAAATACAGAAATCTATGTACGTGTGAGTATGGTTGGACGGATGAGTTAATCTCACGGTTGGACGGATGAGTTGATTCCACGTGTGAGTATGGTTGGACTCAGAGAATTTTTCCCACCCAAaggtttcttttatttacaCGGTTGAAGACAGGAAATCGCATATAAGAATCGAATTTCCATCTTTTGTTTAATAACATAGTACCATTGATGATGCTTGATGCCATTTGGGAGTCTTGAAATGCAGTGGCTCCGACTTCTGAGAGGCCTTCCAAGACAACCATAAGTCTCAATGCCGCAAATGTATTTGTCTGTtatctttttagtttttatttgcaTATCCAAAATGTCTTTCTACTCACAATTCCATTCCAATAAAGCAAAATTACGGTTTTAccttttaaacaattaatcATAAGACCTTCATAACACtaaaacaaatacaattatgaggaaatcaaattttcattttctaggAGCGGATGGGGTGCCCCTAACACCCCCTCCCGCCCctggaaattaaaaaaaaaaatcctactAAATAGCCATGGCTCAAAACCAACCCAGCCCTCTACCCTCCCCACCTAAATGGCTCAGCGCACCACCCACCCCAATTTGGGTGGCTGTGTCCATGCCTAATTACACAATAAGCTGATCTgtcttaattattttaattttataggTCCTCATCCCCATTgactaaaacaaaacaaaaaacaaaaaagatttgAAACTCTTATTGGCAAATCATAAATTTCTTTGACTCactcaaaaaatttacatCTTCCTTACCATTTTCACAATATAGATTTTTCGtctctttttttccccctaATCAAATGAATATAGGGATCTATGCCTCCTCCAAAAGTAGCGTTTTAGTAGGGCATAAAGGAATATTATAATTACGGTAACGTCCCGATCCGGTTCACTGATTTCAGTTTCAACAGCTGCCTTGGAAGTGCGCGTAGCGTTGTACCCTTGATATGCATATAGACCAAACCAAAACCCGTTTCACAGATAAACAACTTGTGGCATCCATCAAACACGTAATactcccaaaacccaaaattgttttgatgcaAAACAGCTTCAATATTTAATAACATCTAAGTCTCATTGAGCTTCAGCTTTGTAACTAGCTTTCTCCTCCTAGATTTCCATTGCTTTTGAGACTAGTCTTCTCAGGTCAGATTTCTTGATTGCTAAGCAAATACAGCAAATTCTTGTTAAATTTCTGTGAAACCTTTTGCTAAATTTAGTTAAAGAAGCCAAATTTCTGGTATTTGAAAGCACCCATTTATTTGGTTTTGCAGAAAGAAGCGAAATTTATTAAATCTGTGAAAGCCCATTTGTTTGGTTTAAGtgtttgataattttgtaCTTGATTTTGTATCTCAGGGCAGATGGAGATTGACAAGGCAATCACAGAGTGTGATGATCGAAGGCTCAAGACGAAGTACAGCAACGCTATCTATGTTATTCAGAGAACTCTTGCGCTGTACTCGTAAGTTCTTCTGTGTTCCCTTCTGGgcattgtttgtttttgtaacTTTTCCAGCTTCTTGCATTTGTTCTAAACTGGATGCTGTGGTTTTTTGGGTCAATGCCTTCATCTTAATAGCTTAATATTGTAGGGATTAGAAAAGGAGATggagttttgaattttatgcTTCGGGTTGTTTAGATTTTAAGTAATATGTAGGCCGTTCAAACTGAATCAATTAGTTGTAAGCAGGACCAGCTTAACGGtgggttttgttctttttcatcTTCCATATAAACGAAACTGatcaaaatcattttttgttcttatttttgCTACATTTTCTCTGACATTAAATGAATTGAGCTAAAACCACTGTATCAATTACACTGTGACAATATTTCTGCTCCTTCTCAAGTTTGCTATAATTGGTTTACTCTCCCCtgtatatatttcattttgaaCTCAATGCAGTTACTGAAGTgttgtttctgatttttaacATGTTTAGGTTTGCATCATGTAATGCTCTTACTGTGAGGTGCTTTAAACCTAAAATATAGTAAAAGACAAAATCAAATTGGTTGGTTAGTTGATTCCTGATACTGTCTTGATTGGCAAATACTTAGATATTGATGTGTGGAAGTATCTTGTAAATACTTATTTGAATCTGAGATGGATTTGAATCCCAGTTAACGGTACTCTGCTTTTCCTTGTTGGTACTTGTCCGGTTTGTCGCTATCCCTTTAAGATTCTTTAGATGTATACACCACGTGTTAATGGCAATCTGGGCACTATGAGCCAGACTAGGCTTGCAAATTTCTTTATGGATTTTGCATATATCTCATTCTTATCTGGAAAGATATTCCTACCAAAAGGTCTTAAATTACACCAcccttgaatttttgtttgtgcAAAATACTCTTTCCTAGCTTGACGACAAACATTAATTTAAAGACCATTAGATGTTTCATTATTACATACAAGATGGTTCAAATGAAACATTGTGggagaataataatattataaatcaAATAAGTAAATGCCCTTGAGGTGCTCCGGCTCTCTTGATACCTTAGAGTTTGGAATTTCACATTCGAACTCTGCTGTTGAAACATCAAGATTTGATTAGTCATGCTCCTTAGTCTGCATGCAAGTACTAAATTGTTTTCATCAACAGAATTGAGGAGGTCGCCTTCAGCTTTAATGGGGGAAAGGATTCAACTGTAAGTTTTAAAGTGATTTTTCGTGGCTTATCTATCAGTTACCTTCTGTGTCATTGATAAATAGTAATAACTTCGTTCTGTAGGTTTTGCTGCACCTACTTAGGGCTGGCTACTTTTTGCATAAGGGGGAGAAAAGCTGTTCTAATGGTGATGTAAAAGACTTTCCAATCCGAACAATATATTTTGAGTCCCCATCTGCTTTCCCCGAGATCAACTCTTTTACTTATGATACGGCCACTACGTGAGAGATGCTCCCCTTCTTacctttttttccctttttgtttatttctgTCTTTAAATGTCATTGTATGATCATAAAATTTCTAGTTTTAGCAAGATTATAGGAAtgcttttgtttaaatttattaacTTTTAAGCCTATGAAATGTTGTAGCCTTCAATTGACATTCTTATTTAAGCAGCTATGGTTTGCAACTGGATATCATTCGCTCAGATTTCAAGTCTGGCTTGGAGGCTTTACTTAATGCGAAACCAATCAAAGCTATTTTCCTTGGCGTCCGAATGGGTGATCCTACTGCGGTACTTTGATTTTCTATATCGGCAAAGTCACAATCATATCGTAGACATATCTCTGGCTATCAGATTATCTTCCAGAGTTTTGTGACAAAGATGTCTAAACTTTTGTGAGATTTACAATCTTGTAGGTTGGTCAAGAACAGTTCTCTCCTAGTTCACTTGGATGGCCACCTTTCATGAGGGTGAATCCTATATTGGATTGGTCATACAGGTATTCATTTACCATATGCTCTGTCCTctattttccttatttttggCAAATGGTAAGGGCTGTTAGAGAAAAAGTTCATTTCTACTCGAAAAGTGCATTTCTGTCGTTTTCAATATGGCTGGAGGAATCATCATCTCTTCACGACAATCAGAATGGGGCTTTAAAAGTGTTTCTAATACCATATATCTGTCAAATTCCTTCAGCTTCTGAGCGCATCATACCTAACTTTTTGCCTAAATTCCATGCTAAGATTGATCCTTTTGCACTGGactaatttgttttgtttttatatctCCATGAATGTTTATGCTGATTGTAATGTAGAGGAAATGGTTGTTATCCACTTAATCTGAACTTTCGAGGGGTTTGACTTCCATGTGTTTCATTGCAGAGATGTGTGGGCTTTTCTCTTAACTTGCAAAGTTCCCTACTGCAGTCTATATGATCAAGGGTAATACTTTCTCTATGTGGCTTGAACTGTTGCTTTGGTTCTTGGCTTTTCTCAGTGCTCACAATACTTTTGAGTGTTACAAGTTGGTTATTGATGCAGATATTGTCACGTGTCATTTGATTTTACTCTTCTGTTATACTCATTTAGTCATGTTCGGCTAATTGGTTtctgttattttcttcattctcACAGTTACACTTCAATTGGAAGCATCTATGACACAGTTCCAAATGCATTATTGTGCATTAACAATTCCTCCGGCAGCAAAGAAGTATTTAGACCTGCATATTTGCTTTCTGATGGAAGATTAGAGAGAGCTGGGAGAGTTAAAAAACTTCCTTCGTCAGTTAGTGGGCATAACCCTGCTGTTATCAATGGCCTTGACAATATGGACTTGCATAATAGTAGCCTACTCACGGCCTCAGCCATTGCTGTGGGAGATGAGATTTTGTAAGTCGTTGTTGGTATTACTTACTTTTGTTGCAATCAATATCCATAATTGTATTGTTCTGAGTGTAATGGTCCTATATACATTGGATGTGCCATGATATCAATGATGAGTGATTACTCGTTTAAATTTCAGGCCTTTTTCCATTTATTCAACTCTTGATCTTCTTTTGTATTTAGTAACCTTCatctagaagaaaaaaagggtctttcttcttgaagaaaatgGGGGGCAGGGTGGTTTAGTTTCATTAGCCAGCCATCTAGGTTTTGTCCTTTCTTTTTGGTGCTTTTGTTCAATATCTTcagatttattgttttttgttgtatttttcctGGATTCATGATTCTTACATGTAAATATCTTTCATTATCTCGTGGTTTAAGGCTAAACAATCACTAATTGTTTCAAAATTATGGTTATACCCTTGCGAAATTGGATTTTAGCACTTCGAGTTAGCTTTTGTAGTGATCAAGCCGCGTTACAtgatcattttttttcttttattttcaattatcacgtatgcaaaaagaaaacagaaacagTCAGTAGTGTTGGGGACTGACATGGTATCAGgtaacttcaaaaaataaaggacAAGAAAGTGTTGTGGAATGAAATGAGCTTCAAATGTTGTAGCCTTTTAGTTCTCAACCCAGTGTTATTAGTAATAACTTATTACTGaagtttattgttttctttgtatCTGTTTGATAGCTCAGGTTTGGCACTGTTGAGGATCAAATAGGGCCTTCATTGTGTAGAAAGCTCCATTCTTTTGGCTGGTTGGTATCACAAACTGCTGTTGTTCGGAATGATGTGAGTTACTGTTGCAgaattaattttcttaaaccacAATTTGGCCTAGTTACAATGTACCTATGTGCCAACTTATGTCACTGCAATGATGGATGTGCTGTTACATATGGAACTTGAAACATGCATTTACTCACATCACCTTACTGTTTCATCTTCTATGACATTCTTTTGGTAACCAACAGATAGATTCTGTGGCTGAAGAAGTTGAGCGACGACAATCAACTGATGATATGGTAATCATTACAATCTGTTTGAGAGTTATTTAGGTGGTTTCTTAGTGATGCAATGAATGAGGGATTTGCCTTTCTTGGTTTTTATTCTTTATGCAATTTTACTTTTCATGACTgtaggtatttatatatgGAGGGGTAGGCCCACTGCACTCAGATGTCACTACGGCAGGTGTTGCAAAGGCTTTTGGGGTTCGTCTGGTacgtttgtttttgttaaactTTCAacgtttgtttttgttgaacttTCTCAATCACAAAACAGTGATATTTCATTGAATCTATTAGTCTTTCATTTtgggaaaaaaggaaaatctcTATTAACCCTGCAACCTCAGGGACTTGTAAAATGGTGTTCGTAGGAAGATCATTGAGATGTCCTAATTTGTGCCAGTTTTCTAGTTGTCCTCAAAGTCTCTAACTGATCAAGGTTGGTcaattttcattaatttagGCTCCTGATGAAGAATTTGAAGAATATCTGAGGCATCTTATAGGTGATCAATGCACTGGTGACCGGAATGAGGTACTTAGATGTCGAGAAATTTCTCAGATAGCATATGGTctcgttgtgtttttttttttcatctcctGGTGGTTACTTTCTGCGTACTGTGTTCccgtaaatttttttattttgcatagCTTACTGTGCCAGAGTCTTCACGGCATGAATTTaatcttgttcttgttttttttccttctcagaTGGCTCTGTTGCCTGAAGGTATTACTGAGTTGTTGCATCATGAAAAGCTGATTGTCCCCTTGGTATGTATTTGGAAGGTCACATAtgatagttttgttttttgtatcTGGTCAGCTAGAATTTATGATACTGTACTGAAGCTTCCACTGTCAAAAACTGCTTAAATGTCTTTCTCTTGGCCAATTTCTGTGCATAGatatcttgcaatcaataaaGTGCTAATCTTATATAGCATGGCATCGAATGATCGTCTCTTGCAGATTAAGTGTAAAAATGTAATAATCCTTACTGCAACAAATGCCTTGGAGCTGGATGAGGAGTGGAACTGTCTAATTGAACTAATGAGATCCGATGATGTGCTACTAATGATGCAATCATTTGTATCTAAGCATTTGACAACAAATCTTACAGATGTATGTAATTCTGTCTTCCATGATATTGTCAATATATTAAGTCTTGAAATTTTGAGTgtgtacacacacacacacattgaTATGTTGGGTAATGTTCTTTCCAGAAGTCTCTCCATATTATTTGCTAAGTGTTAATCTGAACCACACATTTAAACAATGAGCCACCTGATCAATGCAGGTAGAAATTGCTCGACCTCTGTCAAAACTTTGCCTTGAATTTCCAGACCTTTACATTGGTAAGTGCCTTTTGAAAACTGTACATTCCTAGGAGAATGTGATATCTAGTATCTTATTCCAATTTTGATCTTCATGTGAAATATCA
Above is a genomic segment from Prunus dulcis chromosome 7, ALMONDv2, whole genome shotgun sequence containing:
- the LOC117635642 gene encoding FAD synthase — protein: MEIDKAITECDDRRLKTKYSNAIYVIQRTLALYSIEEVAFSFNGGKDSTVLLHLLRAGYFLHKGEKSCSNGDVKDFPIRTIYFESPSAFPEINSFTYDTATTYGLQLDIIRSDFKSGLEALLNAKPIKAIFLGVRMGDPTAVGQEQFSPSSLGWPPFMRVNPILDWSYRDVWAFLLTCKVPYCSLYDQGYTSIGSIYDTVPNALLCINNSSGSKEVFRPAYLLSDGRLERAGRVKKLPSSVSGHNPAVINGLDNMDLHNSSLLTASAIAVGDEILFGTVEDQIGPSLCRKLHSFGWLVSQTAVVRNDIDSVAEEVERRQSTDDMVFIYGGVGPLHSDVTTAGVAKAFGVRLAPDEEFEEYLRHLIGDQCTGDRNEMALLPEGITELLHHEKLIVPLIKCKNVIILTATNALELDEEWNCLIELMRSDDVLLMMQSFVSKHLTTNLTDVEIARPLSKLCLEFPDLYIGCHRKSRKEPLILYFKGKDQDRIESAVEALNKKFCPGAFVEINSS